In a genomic window of Urocitellus parryii isolate mUroPar1 chromosome 11, mUroPar1.hap1, whole genome shotgun sequence:
- the Ccdc28b gene encoding coiled-coil domain-containing protein 28B, translating into MDDKKKKRSPKPCLTQAAQAPGTLRRVPVPTSHSGSLALGLPHLPSPKQRAKFKRVGKEKCRPVLAGGGGGSAGTPLQHSFLTEVTDVYEMEGGLLNLLNDFHSGRLQAFGKECSFEQLEHVREMQEKLARLHFSLDVCGEEEDEEEEEDGVTEGLPEEQKKTMADRNLDQLLSNLEDLSNSIQKLHLAENAEPEEQSAA; encoded by the exons ATGGatgacaaaaagaagaaaaggagtccCAAGCCCTGCCTGACCCAGGCAGCCCAGGCCCCAGGCACACTACGCAGGGTCCCTGTGCCAACTAGCCACAGTGGCTCTTTGGCCCTGGGACTCCCTCATCTACCATCCCCCAAGCAGCGGGCCAAGTTCAAGAG AGTAGGCAAGGAGAAATGCCGCCCAGTACTGGCTGGAGGTGGGGGCGGCTCTGCAGGCACGCCCTTGCAGCACTCCTTCCTGACCGAGGTGACTGATGTCTATGAGATGGAGGGGGGTCTGCTGAATCTGCTCAATGATTTCCACTCCGGCAGGCTGCAAGCCTTCG GGAAGGAATGCTCCTTCGAGCAATTGGAACATGTTCGAGAGATGCAGGAGAAGCTGGCCCGGCTGCACTTCAGCCTGGATGTGTgtggggaagaggaggatgaggaagaggaagaggacgGAGTCACGGAGGGGTTGCCTGAGGAGCAGAAGAAGACCATGGCAGACCGCAACCTGGACCAGCTGCTTAGCAAT CTGGAAGATCTTAGTAATTCTAT ACAGAAACTGCACCTGGCAGAGAATGCTGAACCTGAGGAGCAGTCAGCTGCATAG